One window of Panthera tigris isolate Pti1 chromosome C2, P.tigris_Pti1_mat1.1, whole genome shotgun sequence genomic DNA carries:
- the P2RY14 gene encoding P2Y purinoceptor 14, which produces MINSTTTQPPNEACSRNTLITQIIIPVLYLAVFVAGILLNGVSAWIFFYVSSSKSFIVYLKNIVVADFLMSLTFPFKILGDSGLGPWQINMFVCRVSAVLFYVNMYVSIVFFGLISFDRYYKIVKPLLTSFIHSVNYSKLLSVTVWVLMLLLAVPNIILTNQKARNGKAMSIKCVELKNELGLKWHKASNYIFVGIFWIVFLLLVIFYTAITRKIFKSHLKSRRNSISVKKKSSRNIFSIMFVFFVCFVPYHIARIPYTQSQTEAHYSCRSKEILLYVKEFTLVLSAANVCLDPIIYFFLCQPFREILCKKLHIPLKAQSDAETSKTKRGNTMHESTDTL; this is translated from the coding sequence ATGATAAATTCCACCACCACACAACCTCCGAACGAGGCCTGCTCCCGGAACACTCTCATAACTCAGATCATCATTCCCGTGCTATACTTGGCGGTCTTTGTCGCGGGGATCCTGCTCAATGGTGTCTCTGCATGGATATTCTTTTACGTGTCCAGCTCCAAGAGTTTCATTGTCTATCTCAAGAACATTGTTGTGGCTGACTTTCTGATGAGCCTGACTTTTCCCTTCAAGATTCTTGGGGATTCGGGCCTGGGACCCTGGCAGATAAACATGTTCGTGTGCAGGGTCTCAGCTGTGCTGTTTTACGTCAACATGTATGTCAGCATCGTGTTCTTTGGGCTCATCAGCTTTGACAGGTATTATAAAATTGTAAAGCCTCTTTTGACTTCTTTCATCCATTCAGTAAATTACAGCAAACTTCTGTCAGTCACGGTGTGGGTGCTCATGCTCCTTCTGGCTGTCCCCAACATTATCCTGACCAACCAGAAAGCGAGGAACGGGAAGGCTATGAGTATAAAATGTGTAGAGCTTAAAAACGAACTGGGACTTAAGTGGCACAAGGCATCAAACTACATCTTTGTGGGCATCTTCTGGATTGTGTTTCTTTTGTTGGTCATTTTCTACACTGCTATCACGAGGAAAATCTTTAAGTCCCACCTGAAATCCAGAAGGAATTCCATTTCGGTCAAGAAGAAATCTAGCCGCAATATATTCAGCATCATGTTcgtattttttgtctgttttgtgcctTACCACATTGCCAGAATCCCCTACACGCAGAGCCAGACAGAAGCTCATTACAGCTGCCGGTCAAAAGAAATTTTGCTCTACGTAAAAGAATTCACTCTAGTACTGTCAGCTGCAAATGTATGCCTAGaccctattatttatttctttctatgcCAGCCATTTAGAGAAATCTTATGTAAGAAACTGCACATCCCATTAAAAGCTCAGTCTGACGCAGAAACTTCTAAAACCAAAAGAGGAAATACAATGCATGAAAGCACAGACACTCTGTGA